A genomic segment from Orientia tsutsugamushi str. Boryong encodes:
- a CDS encoding tetratricopeptide repeat protein — translation MYAFYSLLSIFSLILNWRYYNKGICLSKLEQYKEAIESFDLAIKYKPNHANAYCNKGVCLYKLGQHQEVIVNFDLAIKYDPNNGTLYKLINILRQEIAGIKK, via the coding sequence TTGTATGCCTTTTATTCTCTGCTTTCCATATTTTCTCTTATCCTAAATTGGCGTTATTACAATAAAGGAATTTGTTTAAGTAAATTAGAACAATATAAAGAAGCAATAGAAAGTTTTGATTTAGCTATTAAGTATAAACCTAATCATGCAAATGCTTATTGTAATAAAGGAGTTTGCTTATATAAATTAGGACAACACCAAGAAGTAATAGTAAATTTTGATTTAGCTATTAAATATGATCCTAATAATGGAACATTATACAAGTTAATAAATATACTTAGACAAGAAATTGCAGGTATTAAAAAGTAA
- a CDS encoding sensor histidine kinase — protein sequence MPIEYEGQNKINKLTEKLSTDGINSTTIKQVDAELQKLYCQLEKSGQVSINFIDWIQYFRRIVNNYDKKKINIIASLNGIIFLFRQYIASTNIRIETFNIESLINNTVIRMRKNFENENINLNVQNDIKTVLIGDSFRIKAVISQLIGSAIINSSKNSKITININQYSEILQFTVQNIGLSPSKEKLERINAELENLNLVTYQELGEGLAFIKHLTHQLKGRLRAKEEKNYITFAFEVPITSFNSSLG from the coding sequence ATGCCTATAGAATACGAAGGTCAAAATAAAATCAATAAATTAACTGAAAAATTATCTACAGATGGAATTAATAGCACAACAATAAAACAGGTAGATGCAGAATTGCAAAAACTATACTGTCAGCTGGAAAAATCTGGGCAAGTAAGCATAAATTTCATAGATTGGATACAATATTTTAGGCGAATCGTAAATAACTATGATAAAAAAAAGATAAATATAATAGCTTCTCTGAATGGAATAATTTTTTTATTTAGACAATACATAGCATCAACAAATATAAGGATTGAAACATTTAACATAGAATCACTAATAAATAATACTGTTATCAGAATGAGGAAAAATTTTGAAAATGAGAATATAAATCTAAATGTTCAAAATGATATAAAGACAGTTCTGATTGGAGATAGTTTTCGAATAAAAGCAGTAATAAGCCAGTTAATTGGTAGTGCTATTATAAATAGTAGTAAGAATAGCAAAATTACTATTAACATCAATCAGTATTCAGAAATATTACAATTTACAGTACAAAACATAGGACTAAGTCCTTCTAAAGAAAAATTAGAAAGAATAAATGCTGAACTAGAGAATTTGAATTTGGTAACATATCAAGAACTAGGAGAAGGATTAGCATTTATTAAACATCTTACACATCAGCTAAAAGGAAGACTAAGAGCAAAAGAGGAAAAGAATTACATAACTTTTGCATTTGAAGTGCCAATAACTAGTTTTAACTCTTCTTTAGGATAA
- a CDS encoding Panacea domain-containing protein: MTVQQKGELLSCFDVASYFLVLVDREAGDVITQLKLQKLVYFSQGVHLALFDKPLFKEDIEAWQNGPVVRHLRSIFGSFEANAIPGPGEIDFSIYTNQQKELIYKIYSSYGEHTASYLRDLTHLHSIWQ, from the coding sequence ATGACTGTACAACAAAAGGGTGAGTTATTGAGTTGCTTTGATGTTGCTAGCTATTTTCTGGTATTGGTTGATAGAGAAGCAGGAGATGTAATAACTCAATTGAAATTGCAAAAATTAGTGTATTTTTCCCAAGGTGTGCATCTAGCTTTATTTGATAAGCCTCTTTTTAAAGAAGATATTGAAGCATGGCAAAATGGACCTGTAGTACGGCATTTACGTTCGATATTTGGCAGCTTTGAAGCTAATGCAATTCCTGGTCCAGGAGAAATAGATTTCAGTATTTATACTAATCAACAAAAAGAGTTAATTTATAAAATATATTCTTCTTATGGTGAACATACAGCATCTTATTTACGTGACTTAACACATTTGCATTCTATTTGGCAATAA
- a CDS encoding sensor histidine kinase, whose amino-acid sequence MKAKKKTINQWMVQIPPIPITLVNRERENIDEYMEIITKLRKAKYQVEVAESLKEYCVNLIQNIKYRFNIATSEIVRLASEIMLSDSKNKDKLKTILNRAVNLQEYCNDVVYTLRSEIENENLCLKKFSIQKLVKDAVRRLEDIAKEKDIKINYNFQYKMKDIVIGNSDHLQAILSQLIGSVIRFNHSYKVIITVHLFTVKNYIKSDNILQFRIHDKGSGISKEKLGNIKAKLADFDLVRDCPLMLESGLWFVNYLINQLNGEMEIESEKDKFTTITCNIPVQLF is encoded by the coding sequence ATGAAAGCAAAAAAGAAAACAATTAACCAATGGATGGTACAAATACCTCCAATACCAATTACGCTAGTGAATAGAGAAAGGGAGAATATCGATGAATATATGGAGATAATAACAAAGTTAAGAAAAGCTAAGTATCAGGTCGAGGTAGCTGAATCATTGAAAGAATATTGTGTGAATCTGATACAGAATATCAAATATAGATTTAATATTGCAACTAGTGAAATTGTAAGGCTAGCAAGCGAGATCATGTTAAGTGATTCAAAAAATAAAGATAAGCTGAAAACAATATTAAATCGAGCAGTAAATCTCCAAGAGTACTGTAATGATGTAGTTTACACGCTTAGAAGCGAAATTGAGAATGAAAATTTATGTTTAAAAAAATTTAGCATACAAAAGTTAGTAAAGGATGCTGTCAGGAGACTAGAAGACATTGCAAAAGAGAAAGATATAAAAATCAATTACAATTTTCAGTACAAAATGAAGGATATTGTGATTGGAAATAGTGATCACTTACAAGCTATATTAAGTCAATTAATAGGAAGCGTCATTAGATTTAATCACAGCTACAAGGTTATAATTACAGTTCATTTGTTTACTGTAAAAAATTATATAAAAAGCGATAACATACTACAATTTAGAATACACGATAAAGGAAGCGGTATTTCAAAAGAAAAATTAGGGAATATAAAAGCTAAATTAGCTGATTTTGACTTGGTAAGAGACTGTCCGCTAATGCTTGAATCAGGATTATGGTTTGTAAATTACCTTATTAATCAACTTAATGGAGAAATGGAAATAGAGAGTGAAAAAGACAAGTTTACAACCATTACTTGCAATATTCCAGTACAACTTTTTTAA
- a CDS encoding tetratricopeptide repeat protein has protein sequence MERHNNKGASLARLGQYEDAMENFDIAIKYRSDNPEAYYNKGIALMNLGYIQNAIENYDIAIKYRPDYAEAYINKGLTLAFLGQLQNAIEHFDLAIKYDPSCVKSYCNKGYILSLLNRYSEAIESCNIAIKYDPNCADIYYNKGMILEKLGKHQKAIENFDIAIAIKYKPNFAENYLEKGISLVSLGQYSKAKENFNLAIKYNPNIIAEYEAMFKKLTELENFTGVKEYEQKLQILKKYS, from the coding sequence GTGGAAAGACATAACAATAAAGGAGCTTCTTTAGCTAGATTAGGACAGTATGAAGATGCAATGGAAAATTTTGATATTGCTATTAAGTACAGATCAGATAATCCAGAAGCTTATTATAACAAAGGCATAGCGTTAATGAATTTAGGATACATTCAAAATGCAATCGAAAACTATGATATAGCTATTAAATATAGACCAGATTATGCAGAAGCTTATATTAATAAAGGTTTAACTTTAGCATTTTTAGGGCAATTGCAGAATGCAATAGAACATTTTGATTTAGCTATTAAATACGATCCTAGTTGTGTGAAATCATACTGTAATAAAGGGTATATATTAAGCTTATTGAATAGATATTCTGAAGCAATAGAAAGCTGTAACATAGCTATTAAATATGATCCAAATTGTGCGGATATTTATTATAATAAAGGAATGATTCTTGAGAAATTAGGTAAACACCAAAAAGCGATAGAAAATTTTGACATTGCTATCGCTATTAAGTACAAACCTAATTTTGCTGAAAACTATCTTGAAAAAGGAATTTCATTAGTAAGTTTAGGACAGTACTCAAAAGCTAAGGAGAATTTTAACTTAGCTATTAAATATAATCCTAATATCATTGCAGAATACGAAGCAATGTTTAAAAAGTTAACAGAATTAGAGAATTTTACTGGAGTAAAAGAGTATGAGCAAAAACTACAGATTTTGAAAAAATACTCTTGA
- a CDS encoding ankyrin repeat domain-containing protein: protein MPKSNLCSYSNIKNAIKNGKMNTVQNIITNDNTAIKLQDKHHNSLLHLAVRYDDPDIARLLVEASSNVNAKNKNEETPLHIAVKYLNLDIIMLLLDNGADVNAKNKNEETALHTVFAHPNTSATRAKQVADITKLLIERAANINEKDGKGYTPLSHVIDFWLNNFDAIKLLVKHGADINKEDKKGNTILHNVVKKYKSCEDAVYLLGLPKKDYKLEYTNYIELLLKLGANINATNKNGETILHAAAHYSSKDSDMIKLLLSYNANPSITDKQGKYPMNNATSSKIFDILYDAYFSCLTSQSDLAAEYQNVNNTSYAEDCGLMDENQTELVYLEECIAIDFFRN, encoded by the coding sequence ATGCCTAAATCCAATCTCTGTTCATACAGCAACATTAAAAACGCTATTAAAAATGGCAAAATGAACACAGTACAGAACATTATAACTAATGACAATACTGCTATCAAGTTACAAGATAAACATCATAACTCTCTTTTGCATCTTGCTGTTAGATATGATGATCCAGATATTGCGAGGTTATTGGTGGAGGCTTCTAGTAACGTAAATGCAAAAAATAAAAATGAGGAAACTCCTTTACATATTGCTGTTAAATATCTTAATCTAGATATTATCATGCTTTTGTTGGATAATGGTGCTGATGTAAATGCAAAAAATAAAAATGAGGAAACGGCCTTACATACAGTTTTTGCACATCCTAATACATCTGCAACAAGGGCTAAGCAAGTTGCTGATATTACTAAATTGTTGATAGAGCGTGCGGCTAATATCAATGAAAAAGATGGTAAAGGTTATACTCCATTGAGTCATGTCATAGATTTCTGGCTTAACAATTTTGATGCAATTAAGCTTCTGGTTAAGCATGGTGCTGACATCAATAAGGAAGATAAGAAAGGTAACACTATTTTACACAATGTTGTCAAAAAGTATAAGTCTTGTGAAGATGCAGTCTACCTCCTTGGTCTACCAAAAAAGGATTATAAGCTTGAGTATACTAATTATATAGAACTTCTGCTTAAGCTTGGTGCTAATATAAATGCTACAAATAAAAACGGTGAGACTATTTTACATGCTGCTGCTCACTATAGTAGTAAAGATTCAGATATGATAAAGCTTCTGCTTAGTTATAATGCTAATCCTAGTATAACAGATAAACAAGGCAAGTATCCTATGAATAATGCTACCAGTAGCAAAATTTTCGATATTCTATACGATGCTTATTTTAGCTGCTTAACTTCGCAGTCTGATTTAGCAGCAGAATATCAGAACGTTAATAATACTAGCTATGCTGAAGATTGTGGTCTCATGGATGAAAATCAAACAGAATTGGTTTATCTGGAAGAGTGCATAGCAATAGACTTCTTTCGAAACTAG
- a CDS encoding helix-turn-helix domain-containing protein yields the protein MPKSYRQDFRDKVMKCVNRGKSCNATSVKFDIAANTVRNWYKRYKSEGHYNRQFRIRKSMKSMIQKACKRYYVISLNIVSINNSLFIARMSVNANLG from the coding sequence ATGCCAAAATCATATAGACAAGACTTTCGAGATAAAGTAATGAAATGTGTTAATCGAGGAAAAAGTTGTAATGCTACCTCAGTAAAATTTGATATAGCAGCAAACACAGTAAGAAATTGGTATAAAAGATATAAATCAGAAGGTCATTATAACCGTCAGTTTAGGATAAGAAAAAGCATGAAAAGCATGATACAAAAGGCCTGCAAGAGATATTATGTAATATCTTTAAATATAGTTTCAATTAATAACAGTTTATTTATTGCTCGCATGTCTGTAAATGCAAACTTAGGATAA
- a CDS encoding IS110 family transposase, which produces MIMNSIIVGIDISKETFDAAVLINHKVQTRKFNNNSEGFNKLVTWLKSRETGHVCMEATGIYWKSLAKYLYDYGYKVSVVNPARIKGFAISKLSRTKTDKADSVLIADFCKAMKQEAWYPQPHYIQELQQLVNRLNVLIKHKTQETNRLEGASKAIANNIQMHIEFLETQIKEIEQLINDHIKNNKDLHNKAMLLESIPGIGAKTQAIVLAFLADIEKFSSAKQVVAFVGLNPKHRQSGSSVRGASRISRTGNSDLRKSFYMPAMSALRHNCIIKHFSQRLSNTGKPKMLILTAAMRKLLHIIYGVLKHNSPFNPNVSIQQK; this is translated from the coding sequence GTGATTATGAATAGTATAATTGTAGGAATTGATATTTCTAAAGAGACATTTGATGCCGCTGTGTTAATTAATCATAAAGTTCAAACAAGAAAATTTAATAATAATTCTGAAGGATTTAACAAATTAGTAACATGGTTAAAAAGCAGAGAAACTGGACATGTTTGTATGGAAGCAACAGGTATCTACTGGAAAAGCTTAGCGAAATATCTGTACGATTATGGCTATAAAGTGAGCGTAGTAAATCCTGCACGTATTAAAGGTTTTGCAATAAGTAAACTTAGTCGTACAAAAACAGATAAAGCAGACAGTGTATTAATCGCAGATTTTTGCAAAGCAATGAAACAGGAAGCATGGTATCCACAGCCGCATTATATTCAAGAACTACAGCAGCTGGTTAATCGCCTGAATGTTTTAATTAAGCATAAAACACAAGAAACAAATAGATTAGAAGGAGCTTCTAAAGCAATTGCTAATAATATTCAAATGCACATTGAATTTCTTGAAACACAAATTAAAGAAATTGAACAACTAATCAATGACCATATTAAAAATAACAAAGATCTTCACAATAAAGCTATGTTACTTGAATCAATACCAGGTATAGGAGCAAAAACACAAGCTATAGTTCTGGCTTTTTTAGCAGATATTGAGAAATTTAGTTCTGCTAAACAAGTTGTAGCTTTTGTAGGTCTTAATCCTAAGCATCGTCAATCTGGTAGTTCTGTGCGTGGCGCTAGTAGAATCTCTAGAACTGGTAATTCAGATCTACGTAAGTCTTTTTATATGCCTGCTATGTCTGCCTTAAGACATAATTGTATTATCAAGCATTTTTCTCAACGTTTATCTAACACTGGTAAACCCAAAATGCTTATCCTTACTGCTGCTATGCGTAAGTTACTACATATTATTTATGGCGTTTTGAAGCATAATTCTCCTTTTAATCCTAATGTTTCAATCCAGCAAAAATAA